From a region of the Sebastes umbrosus isolate fSebUmb1 chromosome 10, fSebUmb1.pri, whole genome shotgun sequence genome:
- the lyrm7 gene encoding complex III assembly factor LYRM7 — MGSRLKVLSTFKALHRTRMAVFKEDDRALTAARLKINEEFRKNKNETSEENIEKMIKMGSSVEAVLREATMQMEHVGDKTLLLRPRESLLLENVPYCDQPRKKS, encoded by the exons ATGGGGTCTCGTTTGAAG GTCCTGAGCACGTTTAAAGCGCTCCACAGGACCCGGATGGCTGTATTCAAAGAGGATGACAGAGCACTGACAG CTGCAAGATTAAAGATCAACGAGGAGTTccggaaaaacaaaaatgaaacgTCAGAAGAAAACATTGAGAAG ATGATCAAAATGGGCTCAAGTGTGGAAGCTGTTCTTCGAGAGGCTACGATGCAAATGGAACATGTTGGAGATAAGACACTCC tgCTTCGACCCAGAGAGAGTCTTCTACTAGAAAACGTACCCTATTGTGACCAGCCCAGGAAAAAGTCATGA